The proteins below are encoded in one region of Clostridium pasteurianum DSM 525 = ATCC 6013:
- a CDS encoding type IV pilus twitching motility protein PilT, whose translation MKDLNELLKLTLDNKASDLHITVGVPPVIRVNGELNPIDEDKLFPQDTEKYARELLQSKFNEYCEKGEMDLSYSVAGIGRFRVNAYKQRGSDAIAIRNVGLKIPELKDLKFPKSIEEVIQAQRGLILVTGPTGSGKSTTLAAMINEINANRKAHIITLEDPIEYMHKHNKSIINQREIGRDSSSYATALKAILREDPDVILIGEMRDLETISIAITAAETGHLVFSTLHTIGAAKTIDRIIDVFPPFQQQQIKIQLAAVIKGIVSQQLIPMEDNTGRIAALEIMISTPAIQNLIREGKTHQLQSLIQTGNKYGMKTMDMSLVELYKKGIISRESALMYSVDKELISKLLIF comes from the coding sequence TTGAAAGATTTAAATGAACTATTAAAATTGACACTAGATAATAAAGCATCTGATTTACATATAACTGTTGGGGTACCACCGGTTATAAGAGTAAATGGTGAACTTAATCCCATAGATGAGGACAAACTCTTTCCACAAGATACAGAAAAATATGCAAGAGAATTACTTCAATCCAAGTTCAATGAATACTGTGAAAAAGGTGAGATGGATTTATCTTATTCTGTAGCTGGTATAGGAAGGTTTAGGGTTAATGCCTATAAACAACGTGGAAGCGATGCCATAGCAATTAGAAATGTAGGATTAAAAATACCAGAACTTAAAGATTTGAAATTTCCAAAATCCATAGAAGAAGTGATTCAGGCACAAAGGGGATTAATATTGGTTACAGGACCTACAGGAAGTGGTAAAAGTACTACATTAGCAGCAATGATAAATGAGATTAACGCTAATAGAAAGGCTCATATAATAACCTTAGAAGATCCTATTGAATATATGCATAAACACAATAAATCAATTATAAATCAAAGGGAGATAGGAAGAGACAGCAGCAGTTACGCTACTGCGTTAAAAGCTATTTTAAGAGAAGATCCTGATGTTATTTTAATTGGAGAGATGAGGGATTTGGAAACTATATCTATAGCTATTACGGCAGCTGAAACAGGTCATCTTGTATTTTCTACATTGCATACAATAGGTGCTGCAAAAACTATAGATAGAATAATTGATGTATTTCCACCTTTTCAGCAGCAACAAATAAAAATACAGCTTGCCGCTGTTATTAAGGGTATAGTATCTCAACAATTAATACCTATGGAAGATAATACTGGCAGAATAGCAGCTTTGGAGATAATGATTAGCACTCCTGCTATTCAAAATCTTATAAGGGAAGGAAAAACCCATCAGCTACAATCACTTATACAAACTGGAAATAAGTATGGTATGAAAACTATGGATATGTCTTTGGTAGAATTATATAAAAAAGGTATTATCTCTAGAGAATCTGCTTTAATGTATAGTGTAGATAAAGAACTTATTTCAAAATTATTAATTTTCTAG
- a CDS encoding penicillin-binding transpeptidase domain-containing protein — MNIKSKKCSIVLIVFFSMFIFLIYKLYSIAYIKNATLMTSFNAQNTSFERTTDLNYNVLDTNGKQLLNYQQEYYAVINPYIFLKNNSDTNMYDLRALTYTLRNYNKDYDLFNDSIKTENQKLYWKIDEDIYNKIKNIKDVNGFYAYTYYKVDRSEAADIGNILTNMKDNNNKDKGKDSLEYYISDRLKDNSYNQKAFERDVYGNLSDIKDIKNNSNINVKLTIDNDMNNKVNSILNEDEFKDYDQISALVMESDTGKIRVLTQKNFNRGNVNMGIEDGYLFPGSIFKIIVEEAALESNSINTTQKFQDTGKYNQEGKTGNYTVNEAFILSSNEAFMKIGNITGYDNIYKYAKDQGIFDKVLGLNYEQYAIPKLDPNSVGDISLMSIGQKFRITPLEALSLPNTIINNGTYVKPSIIESYVDTDGKVVYTPDTIRKNVLSISTVNIIKDQMRKVVTDKKGTAQLAYVANNDIGGKTGTSTRIEKEKHVDGWFVGFFKIKDKYYSAVVQVPNIKSSEEAGNTAVPVFKRIVEELNK, encoded by the coding sequence GTGAATATAAAAAGTAAAAAATGTTCCATAGTTCTGATTGTTTTTTTTAGTATGTTTATTTTTTTGATATATAAATTGTATTCTATAGCTTATATTAAAAATGCTACTCTTATGACAAGCTTTAATGCCCAAAATACTTCTTTTGAAAGGACAACAGATCTAAATTATAATGTATTAGATACCAATGGTAAGCAGCTTTTAAACTATCAACAGGAATATTATGCAGTAATAAATCCATATATATTTCTTAAGAACAATAGCGACACAAATATGTATGATCTTAGAGCATTAACCTATACTCTGAGGAATTATAATAAAGATTATGATCTATTTAATGATAGCATTAAGACAGAAAATCAGAAGCTGTATTGGAAAATTGATGAGGATATTTATAATAAAATTAAAAATATAAAAGATGTAAATGGATTTTATGCTTATACCTATTATAAAGTTGACCGAAGTGAGGCAGCGGACATAGGCAATATATTAACCAATATGAAAGATAATAACAATAAAGATAAAGGTAAGGATTCTTTAGAGTATTATATTTCAGATAGATTAAAAGACAATTCTTATAATCAGAAAGCTTTTGAAAGAGATGTATATGGAAATCTTTCGGATATAAAAGATATAAAAAATAATAGTAATATAAATGTAAAGTTAACTATTGATAATGATATGAATAATAAAGTAAATTCTATTTTAAATGAAGATGAGTTTAAAGATTATGATCAAATTAGTGCTTTAGTAATGGAGAGTGATACTGGTAAAATAAGAGTATTAACTCAAAAAAATTTTAACAGAGGGAATGTTAATATGGGAATAGAAGATGGATATCTTTTTCCGGGATCCATATTTAAGATTATAGTGGAAGAAGCAGCTTTAGAAAGTAACAGCATAAATACTACACAAAAATTTCAAGATACAGGTAAATATAATCAAGAGGGTAAAACAGGAAATTACACAGTAAATGAAGCCTTTATATTATCTTCTAACGAGGCTTTTATGAAAATAGGAAATATTACAGGCTACGATAATATATATAAATATGCAAAAGATCAGGGGATTTTTGATAAAGTATTGGGGTTAAATTATGAACAATATGCCATACCTAAATTAGATCCAAATTCTGTAGGGGATATAAGTTTAATGTCTATAGGACAGAAGTTTAGAATAACTCCGTTAGAAGCATTAAGTCTTCCAAATACAATTATTAACAATGGAACATATGTGAAACCAAGTATTATAGAGTCATATGTAGATACAGATGGTAAAGTGGTTTATACTCCAGACACTATAAGAAAAAATGTATTGAGTATAAGTACAGTAAATATAATAAAAGATCAGATGAGAAAGGTAGTAACTGATAAAAAAGGAACTGCACAGTTAGCTTATGTAGCTAACAATGATATAGGAGGTAAAACTGGAACATCCACCAGAATTGAAAAGGAGAAACACGTAGATGGATGGTTTGTGGGTTTTTTTAAGATAAAAGATAAATATTATTCAGCTGTAGTTCAGGTACCGAATATAAAAAGTAGTGAAGAAGCCGGGAATACAGCGGTACCTGTATTTAAGCGGATAGTAGAGGAACTTAATAAATGA
- the sigK gene encoding RNA polymerase sporulation sigma factor SigK, translating to MFIIYCLLNMFGSITFLTAYVGNGASFPKPLTESEEKYYLTKLKEGDKFAKGVLVERNLRLVAHIVKKYSYSGKDSDDLISIGTVGLIKAIDSFNDSKGTRLATYAARCIENEILMLIRNNKKTKGEVYLQDPIGIDKEGNEISLMDILSSEEDSVIEIVENRIQVKKLYEEIDNCLKGRERLIILMRYGLKDGRAKTQREIASLLGISRSYVSRIEKRALKKLNRQLNVMDK from the coding sequence GTGTTTATAATATATTGCCTACTAAATATGTTTGGTAGCATAACTTTTTTGACAGCTTATGTTGGAAATGGTGCTTCATTTCCAAAACCGTTAACAGAAAGTGAAGAAAAGTATTACTTAACTAAATTAAAGGAAGGAGATAAATTTGCCAAAGGTGTATTGGTGGAAAGAAATCTAAGATTAGTGGCTCATATTGTAAAAAAATATTCTTATTCTGGAAAGGATTCGGATGATTTAATATCAATAGGCACGGTAGGACTTATTAAAGCTATTGATTCATTTAACGATTCTAAGGGTACTAGGCTTGCCACATATGCTGCTAGATGTATTGAAAATGAAATATTAATGCTAATAAGAAATAATAAGAAAACAAAAGGTGAAGTATATCTTCAAGATCCTATTGGTATAGATAAAGAGGGAAATGAAATTTCACTTATGGATATTTTAAGCAGTGAAGAGGATTCTGTTATAGAAATTGTGGAAAATAGAATTCAAGTTAAAAAGCTCTATGAAGAAATAGATAATTGTTTAAAGGGAAGAGAGCGATTAATTATTTTGATGAGGTATGGATTAAAAGATGGAAGAGCAAAGACTCAAAGAGAAATAGCAAGTTTACTTGGAATCTCAAGGTCCTATGTTTCTAGAATTGAAAAAAGAGCACTGAAGAAATTAAATCGTCAATTAAACGTAATGGATAAGTAA
- a CDS encoding glycosyltransferase family 2 protein: protein MDELKNIIIIGSRALTGFVFVFSAYCLFISLFGFHKKKEVSSVKPKKRFALIVAAHNEETVISDIVLSLKGLDYPKEMYDTFVIADNCTDNTADKARKNGALVYERFNNDKRGKGYALEWMFKKLFKMKKKYDAVVIFDADNIICKDFLNAMNKKLCEGYKVVQGYLDSKNPNDTWITGSYSISFWANNRMFQHSRDNLGISSQLGGTGCCIDIKMLEKLGWGATCLTEDLEFTCKLVSNGYKVGFAYDAVVYDEKPLTLVQSWKQRKRWMQGYADVSERYFFRLLKKGIKERNFTAIDCAIYTIQPVLFILMGISTVIGIGKLLLNSYNYLFGTNIVVGSSNTGVFTTMTGVLAIIMYLYTPFLLLLDKKFNLKILIYYIILPVYAITWLPISIQGILNRKNKEWSHTLHTRSVDIKDFEKAN, encoded by the coding sequence GTGGATGAACTAAAAAATATAATTATTATTGGTTCACGTGCCTTAACAGGTTTTGTATTTGTTTTTTCTGCATATTGCTTATTTATTTCTTTATTTGGATTCCATAAAAAGAAGGAAGTTTCTTCTGTAAAACCTAAAAAAAGATTTGCTTTAATAGTAGCCGCACACAATGAAGAAACTGTTATAAGTGATATAGTACTTAGTCTTAAAGGACTAGATTATCCAAAGGAAATGTATGATACTTTTGTAATTGCCGATAATTGTACTGATAATACTGCTGATAAGGCAAGGAAAAATGGTGCTTTAGTGTATGAAAGATTCAATAATGATAAAAGAGGAAAAGGATATGCACTTGAATGGATGTTTAAAAAATTATTTAAAATGAAAAAGAAGTATGATGCTGTGGTTATATTTGATGCAGATAATATAATTTGTAAAGATTTTTTAAATGCCATGAATAAAAAACTCTGTGAAGGCTATAAAGTAGTGCAAGGTTATTTAGATAGTAAAAATCCTAATGATACTTGGATTACTGGAAGTTATTCTATCTCTTTTTGGGCAAATAATAGAATGTTTCAGCATTCAAGAGATAATTTAGGAATATCCAGTCAATTAGGAGGTACAGGGTGTTGTATTGACATAAAAATGCTTGAGAAATTAGGTTGGGGTGCTACTTGTTTAACAGAGGATTTGGAGTTCACCTGTAAACTAGTGAGCAATGGATATAAAGTAGGATTTGCCTATGATGCTGTAGTATATGATGAAAAACCACTTACATTAGTTCAATCATGGAAACAGAGAAAAAGATGGATGCAAGGTTATGCTGATGTATCAGAAAGATATTTTTTTAGATTGTTGAAAAAAGGTATAAAGGAAAGAAATTTTACTGCTATTGATTGTGCTATCTATACAATACAACCTGTGCTATTTATCTTAATGGGTATATCAACAGTAATTGGAATAGGCAAGTTATTGTTAAATAGTTATAACTATTTATTTGGTACTAATATAGTTGTGGGTTCTTCAAATACTGGTGTATTTACAACTATGACAGGAGTTTTGGCTATAATAATGTATCTATACACACCTTTTTTATTGCTTTTAGATAAAAAATTTAATTTAAAAATTTTAATTTATTATATTATACTGCCTGTTTATGCTATAACATGGTTGCCGATTTCTATTCAAGGTATTTTAAATAGAAAAAATAAGGAGTGGAGTCATACATTACATACAAGAAGTGTTGATATAAAAGATTTCGAAAAAGCAAATTAA
- the ftsA gene encoding cell division protein FtsA has product MNDYLVGIDIGSSKICAAVGRFNKNGELTILGVTSVVSRGLKKAVVVDIDNSAESIRECVKKLERMVDIEIKEAYISLPGGISELVHNTGIVAISSEDREIRKSDVDRVLEAAKLISISSDKEIIGIEPQQFIIDGYDNIKDPVGMSGLRLEVEAEVLLAQTTIVNNLIKSVNKAGIEVNGICLQPKATAKVVLMQEEREMGVALVDVGAEIIDVTIIKNDNLCFTSIIPLGGNSITNDISLGLKIPLSEAEKFKVKYANLLEDSINSEKRDFNIKSSYNEDIKVDYNFLKEIIEARVEELITLTKNEIIRSGHFEEITDVVFVGGGISSIKGVVDLSKSILKKPVRIGSPKYVGAANPIYAAAVGIVKDASDIFKQTETLNNYHEETENDSIWNQSNKKNYENTSVLSKVRNFLADFF; this is encoded by the coding sequence ATGAATGATTATTTAGTAGGAATAGATATTGGATCTTCGAAGATATGTGCGGCAGTAGGCAGATTTAATAAAAATGGGGAACTTACAATACTAGGTGTTACTTCTGTTGTGAGCCGCGGATTAAAAAAAGCTGTTGTAGTTGATATTGACAATTCAGCAGAATCCATAAGGGAATGTGTAAAAAAGCTTGAAAGAATGGTTGATATTGAAATAAAAGAAGCTTATATTTCACTCCCTGGAGGAATAAGTGAACTTGTACATAATACTGGAATAGTAGCTATATCCTCTGAAGATAGGGAAATAAGAAAGAGTGATGTTGATAGAGTTTTAGAAGCTGCTAAGCTTATATCAATTTCATCTGATAAAGAAATTATAGGTATTGAGCCACAACAATTTATTATTGATGGTTACGATAATATTAAAGATCCAGTAGGAATGAGCGGATTGAGATTGGAAGTAGAAGCGGAAGTGCTGTTGGCGCAAACAACTATAGTTAATAATCTTATTAAAAGCGTAAATAAAGCTGGAATTGAGGTTAATGGTATTTGCCTTCAACCTAAAGCCACAGCTAAAGTAGTATTGATGCAAGAAGAAAGAGAAATGGGAGTTGCATTGGTAGATGTAGGTGCTGAGATAATAGATGTAACTATAATAAAAAATGATAATTTATGTTTTACATCAATAATACCGCTAGGTGGAAACAGTATAACTAATGACATATCATTGGGTCTAAAAATACCATTGAGTGAAGCAGAAAAATTTAAAGTTAAATATGCTAATTTACTGGAAGATTCTATAAACTCGGAGAAAAGGGATTTCAATATTAAGTCATCTTACAATGAAGACATAAAAGTAGATTATAATTTTCTGAAGGAAATTATAGAGGCTAGAGTAGAAGAACTAATAACACTTACTAAAAATGAAATAATTAGAAGTGGTCATTTTGAAGAAATTACTGATGTTGTATTTGTTGGAGGAGGTATTTCCTCCATTAAGGGAGTTGTAGATTTGTCAAAGAGCATATTGAAAAAACCTGTTAGAATTGGATCACCTAAGTATGTAGGTGCTGCTAATCCTATATATGCTGCGGCAGTTGGTATTGTGAAAGATGCCTCTGATATTTTTAAACAAACTGAAACATTAAATAATTATCATGAAGAAACAGAAAATGATAGTATTTGGAATCAAAGTAATAAAAAGAATTATGAAAATACAAGTGTTTTATCAAAAGTAAGAAATTTTCTTGCAGATTTTTTCTAA